The following proteins come from a genomic window of Aspergillus oryzae RIB40 DNA, chromosome 4:
- a CDS encoding rRNA processing protein RRP15 (predicted protein) encodes MRLSTTAKKRKVLEGLQGKTGRPQKKFRKQREYHSSSDEAEDGATDFKAVSLADSNEDEVKVKKPKEQTKSSIASKKRKDKESSDDDGDESSDSDDKKDEKHEASGSDVSSDAEDEDDDYDSDVSMPTSTTDHRAVPKRNDPSAFSTSISKILATKLPSSARADPVLSRSKIATQASTDFADEKLDKQARAKLRAEKQEELDRGRIRDVLGIERGEAGAVAEEEKRLRKIAQRGVVKLFNAVRAAQVRGEEAAKGERKKGTIGIGEREKAVNEVSKQGFLELISGKKGKPLNIEEA; translated from the coding sequence ATGCGTCTATCCACTACAGCAAAGAAGCGCAAGGTCTTGGAAGGTCTGCAGGGCAAAACTGGACGGCCTCAAAAGAAGTTTAGGAAGCAGCGCGAATACCACAGCAGTTCTGACGAAGCGGAAGATGGAGCAACCGATTTTAAAGCTGTCAGTTTAGCAGATTCCAACGAGGACGAGGTCAAAGTAAAGAAGCCGAAGGAACAGACAAAATCTTCAATTGcttcaaagaagagaaaggataaAGAGAGCAGCGAcgacgacggcgatgaaTCGTCTGACAGTGACGATAAGAAGGATGAAAAGCATGAAGCTTCGGGCTCAGACGTATCTTCtgatgctgaagatgaggatgatgattaCGACTCTGATGTGTCTATGCCGACGTCAACTACGGACCACAGAGCTGTCCCCAAACGGAATGATCCTTCGGCGTTCTCTACCTCTATCTCTAAGATTTTGGCGACAAAACTACCTTCCTCTGCCCGGGCGGATCCTGTCCTCTCACGCAGTAAAATAGCCACGCAAGCCAGCACAGATTTTGCCGACGAGAAATTGGACAAGCAAGCACGAGCCAAACTGCGCGCCGAGAAGCAGGAAGAGTTAGATCGCGGTCGGATTCGTGATGTTCTAGGAATCGAACGAGGTGAGGCTGGCGCTGttgctgaggaagagaagcgtCTTCGGAAAATCGCCCAGCGTGGTGTGGTGAAACTTTTCAATGCTGTTCGAGCAGCTCAAGTgcgcggagaagaagcggcCAAAggcgagaggaagaagggtACCATCGGCATTGGCGAACGAGAGAAGGCCGTCAATGAGGTTAGCAAACAAGGATTCCTGGAGCTGATTAGTGGAAAGAAGGGCAAGCCATTGAATATTGAGGAGGCCTAA
- a CDS encoding RNA-binding signal recognition particle subunit SRP54 (signal recognition particle, subunit Srp54) — MVLQDLGRRINAAVNDLTRSNNLDEKAFDDMLKEICAALLSADVNVRLVQSLRKSIKSSVNFASLPPAVNKKRLIQKAVFDELVALVNPHADPFRPKKGRSNVIMFVGLQGAGKTTTCTKLARHYQMRGFKTALVCADTFRAGAFDQLKQNATKAKIPYYGSLTQTDPAVVAAEGVAKFKKERFEIIIVDTSGRHKQEEELFTEMTQIQTAVTPDQTILVLDSTIGQAAEAQSAAFKATADFGAIIITKTDGHAAGGGAISAVAATHTPIIFLGTGEHMMDLERFEPKAFIQKLLGMGDMAGLVEHVQAVTKDSVAAKETYKHISEGIYTVRDFRENISSIMKMGPLSKLSGMIPGLSNLTAGLDDEDGSLKLRRMIYIFDSMTTAELDSDGKVFVEQPSRMVRIACGSGTTVREVEDLLSQHRMMAGMAKRVGGQKKQMQRAQNMLKGGNKEQQLAAMQKRMASMGGAGGAGFPGMPGMGDMAKMMQMLQGQGGGGGLPGLGGMDLQGMMSQMSGLMGGGGRGRGR, encoded by the exons ATGGTCCTTCAGGATCTCGGGCGGCGTATCAACGCCGCCGTCAATGACCTGACTAGGTCCAACAATCTAGACGAGAAG GCTTTTGATGACATGTTGAAAGAGATCTGCGCTGCACTTTTATCAGCCGACGTAAACGTTCGTCTCGTCCAGTCACTTCGGAAATCTATCAAGTCCAGCGTGAACTTCGCCTCCTTGCCCCCCGCCGTCAATAAGAAGAGGTTGATTCAGAAAGCGGTCTTCGATGAATTAGTTGCTCTGGTCAATCCACATGCAGATCCTTTCCGACCCAAGAAGGGCCGGTCTAATGTGATTATGTTCGTTGGTTTACAGGGTGCTGGTAAGACGACAACTTGTACCAAGCTGGCTAGACATTATCAGATGCGGGGCTTCAAAACGGCACTCGTCTGTGCGGATACCTTCCGTGCCGGTGCATTCGATCAGCTGAAACAGAATGCGACAAAGGCCAAAATTCCTTACTATGGAAGTTTGACGCAGACCGACCCCGCAGTGGTGGCGGCTGAGGGTGTGGCCAAGTTCAAGAAGGAGCGGTTTGAGATCATAATCGTGGATACTAGCGGTCGTCACaagcaggaggaggaactTTTCACGGAAATGACGCAGATTCAGACTGCTGTCACCCCAGACCAGACGATCTTGGTCCTCGACAGCACGATCGGTCAAGCGGCCGAAGCCCAGTCGGCGGCCTTCAAGGCAACAGCTGATTTTGGTGCCATCATTATCACGAAGACGGACGGGCATGCTGCTGGAGGTGGTGCTATTTCTGCTGTAGCAGCTACACATACTCCCATTATCTTCCTCGGCACGGGTGAACATATGATGGACCTTGAACGGTTCGAGCCAAAAGCTTTTATCCAGAAGCTACTGGGCATGGGCGATATGGCAGGATTAGTCGAGCACGTTCAGGCCGTGACCAAGGACTCAGTAGCAGCCAAGGAGACGTACAAGCACATCTCGGAAGGTATCTATACGGTGCGTGATTTCCGAGAGAACATTTCCTCGATCATGAAAATGGGTCCCCTGTCAAAACTTTCTGGCATGATCCCTGGCTTGTCCAATCTCACTGCTGggctggatgatgaagatggctcgCTTAAACTCCGCCGCATGATCTACATTTTTGACAGTATGACTACGGCAGAGCTTGACAGCGATGGCAAGGTCTTTGTGGAGCAGCCTAGCCGGATGGTCCGCATCGCCTGTGGTAGCGGCACGACCGTGCGCGAGGTCGAAGACCTTCTGTCGCAGCACCGCATGATGGCCGGTATGGCCAAGCGCGTCGGTgggcagaagaagcagatgcaacGAGCCCAGAATATGCTCAAGGGTGGCAATAAAGAACAGCAGCTCGCCGCGATGCAGAAGCGCATGGCCTCCATGGGTGGCGCAGGTGGCGCAGGTTTCCCTGGAATGCCCGGTATGGGCGATATGGCCAAGATGATGCAAATGCTCCAGGGACaaggcggcggtggtggtctGCCAGGCCTTGGAGGTATGGACCTACAGGGGATGATGAGCCAAATGAGCGGATTGATGGGCGGAGGAGGACGCGGTAGAGGACGGTGA
- a CDS encoding alkaline phosphatase family protein (predicted protein), producing the protein MTETVSKLPSLLRPAFMLFLGDFIYIDVPQRFGSSVSHYRSEYRRVYSSPSWYSHGDNPAIDLPWIHTLDDHEIENDWSKGNNTAPYLAAADPYIHYHVSVNPPIPATPFAKPENTTYFSFINGPASFFMLDTRTYRSEPAQPDSTILGSAQLQSLLAYLSRPEPAEVRWKIVASSVPFTKNWRVGTTDTWGGFLNERRTVFEAMWRAERELGIRIILLSGDRHEFGATRFPDPTFDYTPDELLPDTAGEGLHEFSVGPLSMFYLPIRTYHQTDNEDVTVKYIPTGNTKYGLIDIDIRDETVLISGRTATVPSSVLTYSLYVDNDVAWKYSLSVPLPGYEDVASAASVRHPRLLPGKVLEDNRELVGWSAQLRAVLSQVEEVRGQLVNQFRAQVSKLLDRTGTAERLD; encoded by the coding sequence ATGACTGAGACCGTCAGCAAATTGCCATCCTTGCTTCGACCGGCTTTTATGCTGTTCCTCGGTGACTTCATCTATATCGACGTTCCCCAGCGCTTTGGCTCGTCTGTATCACATTACCGCAGTGAATATCGTCGTGTGTATTCTTCTCCCTCGTGGTATTCCCATGGTGATAACCCGGCCATCGACCTGCCGTGGATACACACTCTAGACGACCATGAGATTGAGAATGACTGGTCGAAGGGCAACAATACAGCTCCCTAtttggctgctgctgaccCCTATATCCATTACCACGTCAGTGTGAACCCCCCGATCCCAGCCACTCCTTTTGCCAAGCCAGAAAACACAACCtatttctctttcatcaACGGCCCGGCGTCATTCTTCATGTTGGATACCCGCACCTATCGCTCCGAGCCCGCCCAACCGGACTCTACCATTCTTGGCTCAGCGCAACTGCAGTCCTTGCTTGCATATCTGTCTCGTCCTGAACCAGCCGAAGTGCGTTGGAAGATCGTCGCCTCCAGCGTTCCATTTACTAAAAACTGGCGCGTCGGCACGACCGACACATGGGGTGGGTTTTTGAACGAGCGTCGCACAGTGTTTGAAGCCATGTGGCGCGCTGAGCGAGAGCTGGGAATTCGTATCATCCTGCTCAGTGGAGACAGACACGAGTTCGGGGCGACCCGATTCCCTGATCCTACATTTGACTACACGCCCGATGAACTTCTCCCCGATACCGCCGGAGAAGGCCTGCACGAATTCAGTGTCGGTCCGCTCAGTATGTTCTACCTGCCCATCCGGACCTACCATCAAACCGACAATGAAGATGTCACGGTCAAATACATCCCAACCGGTAACACCAAGTACGGATTAATCGATATCGACATCCGCGATGAGACCGTACTCATCAGTGGCAGGACGGCAACCGTACCCAGTTCCGTCCTTACCTACTCACTCTATGTTGACAACGATGTCGCCTGGAAATATAGTCTCAGCGTCCCACTTCCCGGGTATGAGGATGTTGCCTCGGCTGCCTCTGTCAGACACCCGCGACTCCTGCCAGGTAAAGTCCTTGAGGACAACCGTGAACTAGTTGGATGGAGTGCCCAGCTCAGAGCCGTCCTTAGTCAGGTGGAGGAAGTAAGAGGACAGCTAGTTAACCAGTTTAGGGCTCAAGTCTCTAAACTTTTGGATAGAACGGGAACAGCAGAAAGACTCGACTGA
- a CDS encoding putative class III chitinase (predicted protein) — protein sequence MPPIPAQVDRCRVICYHQTLRPDRGQYVSALPLVQNNTGITHIIIAAFHLNAEPGHITLNDDPPHHSMYDELWTEVPLLKQSGVRVMGMLGGAAQGSFRCLDGDQDKFERYYLPLLAMIRRHQLEGLDLDVEEEMSLSGIIRLIDRLKSDLGDGFIITLAPVAAALLGIGNLSGFDYRELERQRASKISWYNTQFYNGWGPADDPRMYAAIVAQGWSPQRVVYGLLTNPGNGSQGYVPREIIGPILGQLVEQFPNFGGVMGWEYFNAKPGEREKPWQWAAEMSLSMHMKDLSTAVHHIFQTPTSLFSAPLLYLSECHLSFFSKARTENNSWLKEHSLSRSAPKTFPRSYGFLAAGCRGHELRDTQTRRLHLSSLGASI from the exons ATGCCTCCCATACCTGCGCAGGTCGACCGATGCCGGGTGATATGCTATCACCAAACACTCCGTCCGGATCGAGGTCAATATGTGTCCGCGCTACCGCTGGTGCAGAACAACACTGGCATCACGCACATCATCATTGCTGCCTTTCACCTGAATGCCGAACCGGGTCATATTACGCTCAACGATGATCCGCCCCATCATAGCATGTATGATGAGCTGTGGACAGAGGTACCTCTCTTGAAACAGAGTGGGGTACGTGTCATGGGAATGCTAGGAGGAGCCGCTCAAGGTTCCTTCCGCTGTTTGGACGGTGACCAGGACAAATTCGAACGGTACTACCTGCCTCTCCTAGCCATGATTCGGCGTCATCAACTGGAAGGGCTGGATTTAGAcgtggaggaggagatgtCGCTTTCAGGTATCATTAGACTTATTGATCGACTCAAATCGGACCTGGGAGATGGCTTCATCATAACGCTGGCCCCAGTGGCAGCGGCGCTTCTAGGGATTGGTAATCTTTCCGGGTTTGACTACCGGGAGCTTGAGCGACAACGAGCATCGAAAATTAGTTGGTATAATACACAGTTCTACAACGGCTGGGGCCCAGCGGATGATCCTCGTATGTATGCGGCGATCGTCGCGCAAGGATGGTCACCGCAACGCGTCGTTTACGGACTGTTGACGAACCCCGGCAATGGATCGCAGGGCTACGTTCCTCGGGAGATCATTGGGCCTATATTAGGCCAGCTGGTTGAGCAGTTCCCCAACTTTGGCGGTGTTATGGGCTGGGAGTATTTTAATGCCAAACCAGGGGAGCGGGAGAAGCCCTGGCAATGGGCGGCGGAGATGTCGCTTAGCATGCATATGAAGGATCTG TCAACTGCAGTCCACCACATCTTCCAAACTCCAACTTCTCTATTCTCAGCTCCACTTCTCTACCTATCAGAATGTCACCTGAGCTTCTTCTCTAAAGCTCGAACGGAGAATAATTCATGGCTAAAAGAACACTCATTATCTCGCAGCGCGCCTAAAACCTTCCCACGAAGCTATGGTTTCCTTGCCGCGGGTTGCCGCGGCCACGAGCTCCGTGATACTCAGACTCGCcgccttcatctttcttcgctGGGTGCGTCCATCTAA